A stretch of Triticum aestivum cultivar Chinese Spring chromosome 1D, IWGSC CS RefSeq v2.1, whole genome shotgun sequence DNA encodes these proteins:
- the LOC123171322 gene encoding peroxidase 2-like: MAAASLKLSVALACVLLLSSAACHGLEVGYYKKTCPRVEAIVRDEVKKFVYKNAGIGAGLIRMFFHDCFVQGCDGSVLLDPTPTNPQPEKLSPPNFPSLRGFEVIDAAKDAVEKACPGVVSCADIVAFAGRDAAYFLSKMKVKINMPAGRLDGRVSNSTEALDNLPPPFFNLDQLVASFAAKGLSAEDMVVLSGAHTIGVSHCSSFVSDRIAVTSDIDGGFANFLRRRCPANPSTANDPTVNQDVVTPNALDNQYYKNVLAHKVLFTSDAALLTTPATTQMVRDSANIPGQWEAKFNKAMIKMGAIDVKTGKQGEIRRKCRVVNH, translated from the coding sequence ATGGCCGCAGCTTCCCTTAAGCTTTCTGTTGCGCTGGCATGCGTACTGCTGCTGTCGTCGGCGGCGTGCCATGGCCTGGAGGTGGGTTACTACAAGAAGACATGCCCCCGCGTGGAGGCCATCGTGAGGGACGAGGTGAAGAAGTTCGTCTACAAGAACGCCGGCATCGGCGCCGGCCTCATCCGCATGttcttccacgactgcttcgtccaGGGATGTGATGGCTCCGTCCTCCTCGACCCGACGCCGACCAACCCGCAGCCAGAGAAGCTGAGCCCTCCCAACTTCCCCAGCCTGCGCGGCTTCGAGGTGATCGACGCGGCCAAGGACGCCGTCGAGAAGGCGTGCCCTGGAGTGGTCTCGTGCGCCGACATCGTCGCCTTCGCCGGCCGCGACGCAGCCTACTTCCTTAGCAAGATGAAGGTCAAGATCAACATGCCGGCTGGCCGCCTCGACGGCCGCGTTTCCAATTCCACGGAGGCCCTCGACAACCTGCCGCCACCATTCTTCAACCTCGACCAGCTCGTCGCCAGCTTCGCCGCTAAGGGCCTCAGCGCCGAGGACATGGTTGTGCTCTCCGGCGCCCACACCATCGGGGTCTCCCACTGCTCGTCCTTCGTCTCCGACCGCATCGCCGTCACCTCCGACATCGACGGTGGCTTCGCCAACTTCCTGAGGAGGAGGTGCCCCGCCAACCCGAGCACGGCCAACGACCCCACGGTGAACCAAGACGTGGTGACCCCCAACGCTCTCGATAACCAGTACTACAAGAACGTCCTCGCGCACAAGGTGCTGTTCACATCGGACGCCGCCCTTCttacgacgccggcgacgacgcaGATGGTGCGCGACAGTGCCAACATCCCCGGGCAGTGGGAGGCCAAGTTTAACAAGGCCATGATCAAGATGGGAGCGATCGATGTGAAGACCGGCAAGCAAGGCGAAATCAGGAGGAAGTGCAGGGTCGTCAACCACTGA